A single region of the Pseudomonas sp. B21-023 genome encodes:
- a CDS encoding DUF485 domain-containing protein, producing the protein MNDSIYQSIQNSPRFKELVTKRERFAWILSAIMLGLYCAFILLIAYGPHLLGAKLSAGSSITWGIPLGVGLILSAFVLTALYVRRANGEFDELNKAILEEAKQ; encoded by the coding sequence ATGAACGACAGCATTTACCAATCGATACAGAACAGTCCGCGCTTCAAGGAACTGGTCACCAAGCGCGAGCGTTTCGCCTGGATCCTCTCGGCGATCATGCTCGGCCTCTACTGCGCCTTCATCCTCCTCATCGCCTATGGCCCGCACCTGCTCGGCGCCAAGCTCAGCGCCGGCTCGTCGATCACCTGGGGCATCCCCCTGGGAGTCGGCCTGATTCTCTCGGCATTCGTGCTCACCGCGCTCTATGTGCGCCGCGCCAACGGCGAATTCGACGAGTTGAACAAGGCGATCCTCGAGGAGGCCAAGCAATGA
- a CDS encoding cation acetate symporter produces MIRHAKTLAVLACGAFAPAVWAADALTGEVQKQPLNVAAIAMFVAFVAFTLGITYWASKRNKSAADYYAAGGKITGFQNGLAIAGDYMSAASFLGISALVFTSGYDGLIYSIGFLVGWPIILFLIAERLRNLGKYTFADVASYRLGQKEIRTLSASGSLVVVAFYLIAQMVGAGKLIELLFGLDYHVAVILVGILMCLYVLFGGMLATTWVQIIKAVLLLSGASFMALMVMKHVGFDFNTLFSEAIKVHAKGEAIMSPGGLVKDPISAFSLGLALMFGTAGLPHILMRFFTVSDAKEARKSVLYATGFIGYFYILTFIIGFGAILLVSTNPDFKDAAGALIGGNNMAAVHLADAVGGSVFLGFISAVAFATILAVVAGLTLAGASAVSHDLYASVWRKGKANDKDEIRVSKITTIALGVLAIGLGILFEKQNIAFMVGLAFSIAASCNFPVLLLSMYWKKLTTRGAMIGGWMGLVSAVGLMILGPTIWVQILGHEKAIYPYEYPALFSMIIAFAGIWFFSVTDKSKAAENERALFFPQFVRSQTGLGASGAVSH; encoded by the coding sequence ATGATCCGACACGCCAAAACCCTGGCCGTCCTGGCCTGCGGTGCCTTCGCACCCGCCGTGTGGGCCGCCGATGCCCTGACCGGCGAGGTGCAGAAACAACCGCTGAACGTTGCTGCCATCGCCATGTTCGTGGCCTTTGTCGCCTTCACCCTGGGTATCACCTACTGGGCCTCCAAGCGCAACAAGTCGGCGGCCGACTACTATGCCGCCGGCGGCAAGATCACCGGTTTCCAGAACGGCCTGGCGATCGCCGGTGACTACATGTCGGCAGCCTCGTTCCTGGGAATTTCCGCGCTGGTGTTCACCTCCGGCTACGATGGCCTGATCTACTCCATCGGTTTCCTGGTCGGCTGGCCGATCATTCTCTTCCTGATTGCCGAACGCCTGCGCAACCTGGGCAAGTACACTTTCGCCGACGTGGCCTCGTATCGCCTTGGGCAGAAGGAAATCCGCACCCTGTCGGCTTCCGGTTCGCTGGTGGTGGTGGCGTTCTACCTGATCGCGCAGATGGTCGGGGCCGGCAAGCTCATCGAGCTGCTGTTCGGCCTGGACTACCATGTGGCGGTGATCCTTGTCGGCATCCTGATGTGCCTGTACGTACTGTTCGGCGGCATGCTCGCCACCACCTGGGTACAGATCATCAAGGCGGTGCTGCTGCTGTCCGGTGCCAGCTTCATGGCACTGATGGTGATGAAGCATGTCGGCTTCGACTTCAACACCCTGTTCTCCGAGGCGATCAAGGTGCACGCCAAGGGCGAGGCGATCATGAGCCCGGGCGGCCTGGTCAAGGACCCGATCTCGGCCTTCTCGCTGGGCCTGGCGCTGATGTTCGGCACCGCCGGCTTGCCGCACATCCTGATGCGCTTCTTCACCGTCAGCGACGCCAAGGAAGCCCGCAAGTCGGTGCTCTACGCCACCGGTTTCATCGGTTACTTCTACATCCTTACCTTCATCATCGGCTTCGGCGCGATCCTGCTGGTCAGCACCAACCCCGACTTCAAGGATGCCGCTGGCGCCCTGATCGGCGGCAACAACATGGCGGCAGTACACCTGGCCGACGCGGTGGGTGGCAGCGTGTTCCTCGGCTTCATCTCGGCAGTGGCCTTCGCCACCATCCTCGCGGTGGTCGCGGGCCTGACCCTGGCCGGTGCCTCGGCGGTGTCCCATGACCTGTACGCCAGCGTCTGGCGCAAGGGCAAGGCCAACGACAAGGACGAGATCCGCGTGTCGAAGATCACCACCATCGCCCTGGGCGTGCTGGCGATCGGCCTGGGGATCCTGTTTGAGAAGCAGAACATCGCCTTCATGGTTGGCCTGGCCTTCTCCATCGCCGCCAGCTGCAACTTCCCGGTGCTGCTGCTTTCGATGTACTGGAAGAAACTGACCACCCGCGGCGCCATGATCGGTGGCTGGATGGGCCTGGTCAGTGCGGTGGGCCTGATGATCCTCGGCCCGACCATCTGGGTGCAGATCCTCGGTCATGAGAAAGCCATCTACCCGTACGAGTACCCGGCACTGTTCTCGATGATCATCGCCTTCGCCGGCATCTGGTTCTTCTCGGTCACCGACAAGTCCAAGGCCGCCGAGAACGAACGTGCGCTGTTCTTCCCGCAGTTCGTCCGCTCGCAGACGGGCCTTGGGGCCAGTGGCGCGGTATCGCACTGA
- a CDS encoding VacJ family lipoprotein, with product MVNRLLLVTALLASGCALAEEVAPRASVVEADKTETLTVEADGFVDPLRELKFNPGLDQREFERSTLAALNIYDPLESLNRRIYHFNYRFDQWVFLPVVDGYRYVTPGLVRTGVSNFFNNLGDVPNLFNSVLQLKPKRSAEITARLMFNTIIGVGGLWDPATKMGLPRQSEDFGQTLGFYGVPDGPYLMLPILGPSNLRDTTGLVVDYVGEKEINYLNVPDTASDHPELTVLRAVDKRYTTNFRYGQTNSPFEYEKLRYVYTQARKLQIAE from the coding sequence GTGGTTAACAGACTGCTGCTCGTCACCGCCCTGCTCGCCAGCGGCTGCGCCCTGGCCGAGGAAGTCGCGCCGCGTGCCAGCGTGGTGGAGGCCGACAAGACCGAAACCCTCACCGTGGAGGCCGACGGCTTCGTCGATCCACTGCGCGAGCTCAAGTTCAACCCCGGCCTGGACCAGCGCGAGTTTGAACGCTCGACCCTGGCCGCGCTGAACATCTACGACCCGCTGGAGTCGCTGAACCGGCGCATCTACCACTTCAACTACCGCTTCGACCAGTGGGTGTTCCTGCCGGTGGTCGACGGCTATCGCTACGTCACACCCGGCCTCGTGCGCACCGGGGTGAGCAACTTCTTCAACAACCTGGGCGACGTGCCCAATCTGTTCAACAGCGTGCTGCAGCTCAAGCCCAAGCGTTCAGCGGAAATCACCGCGCGGCTGATGTTCAACACCATCATCGGTGTCGGTGGCCTATGGGACCCGGCGACCAAGATGGGCCTGCCTCGGCAGAGCGAGGACTTCGGCCAGACACTGGGCTTCTACGGGGTGCCGGACGGACCATACCTGATGCTGCCGATCCTCGGGCCGTCGAACCTGCGCGACACCACCGGGCTGGTGGTGGACTATGTAGGGGAGAAGGAAATCAACTACCTGAACGTGCCCGACACCGCCAGCGACCACCCGGAACTCACCGTGCTGCGGGCAGTGGACAAGCGCTACACCACAAACTTCCGTTACGGGCAGACCAACTCGCCGTTCGAGTACGAGAAGCTAAGATACGTGTATACCCAGGCGCGCAAGTTGCAGATCGCCGAGTGA
- a CDS encoding CS1 type fimbrial major subunit, whose translation MKRTLLALPLAMFFAGSAFALDPIEKQVQVTAQVPTDAFFVEPVGGNWMNDPQEMAWNSYQAKLDPIRKELQVKSTVGPITAYLVSPAVIASGSENIGLDVKVGDTVLQTTPAEVVSATQAAPGAIIGFEVAAQPAPATGYVPGNYQGLVSMIFETAAP comes from the coding sequence GTGAAACGTACGTTACTTGCCCTTCCCCTGGCCATGTTCTTCGCGGGCTCCGCTTTTGCATTGGACCCGATCGAGAAGCAGGTCCAGGTGACCGCCCAGGTGCCGACCGACGCTTTCTTCGTCGAACCGGTGGGCGGCAACTGGATGAACGACCCGCAGGAAATGGCCTGGAACTCGTATCAGGCCAAGCTCGATCCGATCCGCAAGGAATTGCAGGTCAAGAGCACTGTGGGCCCGATCACCGCCTATCTGGTTTCGCCGGCGGTCATCGCCAGTGGCAGCGAAAACATCGGCCTCGACGTCAAGGTCGGCGACACCGTGTTGCAGACCACGCCAGCCGAAGTCGTCAGTGCCACCCAGGCGGCACCGGGCGCGATCATCGGCTTCGAGGTGGCGGCCCAGCCCGCGCCGGCCACCGGTTATGTGCCTGGCAACTACCAGGGTCTGGTGAGCATGATCTTCGAAACCGCCGCACCCTGA
- a CDS encoding glycine betaine ABC transporter substrate-binding protein — MATITRMRRFLGVGTALVLAMSTAQAMAKEVSIGYVDGWSDSVATTNVAAEVIRQKLGYDVKLQAVATGIMWQGVATGKLDAMLSAWLPVTHGEYWTKNKDNVVDYGPNFKDAKIGLIVPEYVKANSIEDLKTDQSFKQKIVGIDAGSGVMLKTDQAIKDYGLTGYKLTASSGAAMTAELGRSYAKQQSIAVTGWVPHWMFAKWKLKFLEDPKGVYGAAETVNSIGSKELASKAPEVAEFLKKFQWQSKDEIGEVMLAIQEGAKPEAAAKDWVAKHPERVKEWTGK, encoded by the coding sequence ATGGCGACTATTACAAGAATGCGACGTTTCCTGGGCGTGGGCACCGCCCTGGTTTTGGCCATGAGTACTGCGCAGGCGATGGCCAAGGAAGTCAGCATCGGTTACGTGGATGGCTGGTCCGACAGCGTCGCCACCACCAACGTGGCCGCCGAAGTGATCAGGCAGAAACTCGGCTATGACGTGAAGCTGCAGGCCGTGGCCACCGGCATCATGTGGCAGGGCGTGGCCACCGGCAAGCTCGACGCCATGCTCTCGGCCTGGCTGCCGGTGACCCATGGCGAGTACTGGACCAAGAACAAGGACAACGTGGTCGACTACGGCCCCAACTTCAAGGACGCCAAGATCGGCCTGATCGTCCCTGAATACGTCAAGGCCAACAGTATCGAAGATCTCAAGACCGATCAGAGCTTCAAGCAGAAGATCGTCGGTATCGATGCCGGCTCCGGGGTCATGCTCAAGACCGATCAGGCGATCAAGGACTATGGCTTGACCGGTTACAAGCTGACCGCCAGTTCCGGCGCGGCGATGACCGCGGAACTGGGCCGCTCCTACGCCAAGCAACAGTCGATCGCCGTGACCGGCTGGGTGCCGCACTGGATGTTCGCCAAATGGAAGCTGAAGTTCCTCGAGGATCCGAAAGGCGTGTATGGCGCTGCCGAGACCGTCAACAGCATCGGCAGCAAGGAACTGGCGAGCAAGGCCCCGGAAGTGGCCGAGTTCCTCAAGAAGTTCCAGTGGCAGTCCAAGGATGAGATCGGCGAGGTGATGCTGGCGATCCAGGAAGGCGCCAAGCCGGAGGCTGCGGCCAAGGACTGGGTGGCCAAGCATCCGGAGCGGGTCAAGGAGTGGACGGGCAAGTGA
- a CDS encoding patatin-like phospholipase family protein, whose protein sequence is MTSTTGLILSGGGARAAYQVGVLAGIAELLPPGAANPFPVIVGTSAGAINAVKLASGATRFAESVEQLTAFWQNFRSHLVLRSDWPGVIRQASRFVGHSLLGLGGQVPVALLDSRPLRRLLHEHLDLGGIAHSLAANQLRAIAVTAFGYESGQAVTFYQGRDTIEPWLRHRRIGMPTPLTIDHLLASSAIPLLFAPVRLGEEYYGDGAVRQPAPISPALHLGASRVLVVGVSGNPQRPSPPLPTQRVFSGQQPSLAQIGGHMLNSTFIDSLEDDIELLQRLNHLSHLLPAHLDARRLGLAPIEVLVVAPSQPLDEIAARHRRELPAALRLFLRGPGATKTSGAGVLSYLLFEASYCSELIELGRNDALAKKRELCQFLGI, encoded by the coding sequence ATGACCTCAACCACCGGCCTGATCCTCTCCGGTGGCGGTGCCCGCGCCGCCTACCAGGTCGGCGTGCTGGCCGGCATTGCCGAACTGCTGCCACCGGGCGCCGCCAATCCTTTTCCGGTGATCGTCGGCACCTCGGCCGGCGCGATCAACGCGGTCAAGCTGGCCAGCGGCGCCACCCGCTTCGCCGAGTCGGTGGAGCAACTCACGGCATTCTGGCAGAACTTTCGCAGCCACCTGGTGCTGCGCAGCGACTGGCCAGGCGTGATCCGCCAGGCCAGCCGCTTCGTTGGCCACAGCCTGCTGGGGCTCGGCGGCCAGGTGCCGGTGGCACTGCTCGACAGCCGCCCATTGCGCCGCCTGTTGCACGAGCATCTGGACCTGGGCGGCATCGCTCACTCACTGGCGGCCAATCAGTTGCGCGCCATCGCCGTGACCGCGTTCGGCTACGAGTCCGGCCAGGCGGTGACCTTCTACCAGGGCCGCGACACCATCGAACCCTGGTTGCGCCACCGCCGCATCGGCATGCCCACGCCGCTGACCATCGACCACCTGCTGGCCAGCTCGGCGATTCCTTTGCTGTTCGCACCGGTGCGCCTGGGCGAGGAGTACTACGGTGACGGCGCGGTGCGCCAGCCGGCGCCGATCAGCCCGGCGCTGCACCTGGGGGCCAGTCGCGTGCTGGTGGTCGGGGTCAGCGGCAACCCTCAGCGACCCTCGCCGCCCTTGCCGACCCAGCGCGTGTTCAGCGGCCAGCAACCGAGCCTGGCGCAGATCGGCGGACATATGCTCAACAGCACCTTCATCGACAGCCTCGAGGACGATATCGAGTTGCTGCAGCGGCTCAATCACCTCAGCCACCTGCTGCCGGCGCACCTGGACGCCCGGCGCCTGGGGCTGGCGCCGATCGAGGTACTGGTGGTGGCGCCCAGCCAGCCGCTGGACGAGATTGCCGCCCGTCATCGCCGCGAGCTGCCGGCGGCGCTTAGGCTGTTCCTGCGCGGCCCTGGGGCGACCAAGACCAGTGGGGCAGGGGTGTTGAGCTACCTGCTGTTCGAGGCGAGCTATTGCAGCGAACTGATCGAGTTGGGGCGCAATGACGCCTTGGCCAAGAAGCGGGAGCTGTGCCAGTTCCTGGGGATTTGA
- the minC gene encoding septum site-determining protein MinC produces MQTMSPNPTPDNAPVFQLKGSMLAITVLELARNDLESLDRQLAAKVAQAPNFFSNTPLVLALDKLPHDEGAIDLPGLMRVCRHHGLRTLAIRASRIEDIAAAIAIDLPVLPPSGARERPLEPEPEVKKPEPAPAPPAAPAEPEVRPTRIITSTVRGGQQIYAQGGDLVVTGSVSPGAELLADGNIHVYGAMRGRALAGIKGNTKARIFCLQMTAEMVSIAGQYKVCEDLRRDPLWGSGVQVSLSGDVLNITRL; encoded by the coding sequence ATGCAGACCATGAGCCCCAACCCGACACCCGACAACGCCCCCGTGTTCCAGCTCAAGGGCAGCATGCTTGCCATCACCGTGCTGGAACTGGCGCGCAACGACCTCGAATCCCTCGACCGCCAGCTGGCGGCGAAGGTCGCGCAGGCGCCGAATTTCTTCAGCAACACGCCGTTGGTGCTGGCCCTGGACAAGCTGCCCCATGACGAAGGCGCCATTGACCTGCCCGGGCTGATGCGCGTGTGCCGCCACCATGGCCTGCGCACCCTGGCGATCCGCGCCAGCCGCATCGAAGACATCGCCGCCGCGATCGCCATCGACCTGCCGGTGCTGCCGCCGTCCGGCGCCCGCGAACGGCCGCTCGAGCCGGAGCCCGAGGTGAAGAAGCCCGAGCCCGCGCCAGCGCCGCCAGCTGCGCCGGCCGAACCGGAAGTTCGCCCGACGCGGATCATCACCTCGACGGTGCGCGGCGGCCAGCAGATCTACGCCCAGGGCGGCGACCTGGTGGTGACCGGCTCGGTCAGCCCCGGCGCGGAACTTCTCGCCGATGGCAACATCCATGTGTACGGCGCCATGCGTGGCCGTGCCCTGGCCGGCATCAAGGGCAATACCAAGGCGCGCATCTTCTGCCTGCAGATGACCGCGGAAATGGTCTCCATCGCCGGCCAGTACAAAGTGTGCGAAGACCTGCGCCGCGACCCGCTATGGGGTTCGGGCGTACAAGTCAGCCTGTCCGGCGACGTGTTGAACATAACCCGTCTTTAA
- a CDS encoding lipid A biosynthesis lauroyl acyltransferase, with protein sequence MERPRFRSSFLHPRFWGLWLGLGLLWLVAQLPYRALLGLGRALGAVMYRLAGERRRIAARNLELCFPALSGDERQRLLKENFASTGIAFFEMAMSWWWPKARLARLAHIEGIEHLQAAQREGEGAILMAVHFTTLEIGAALLGQVHTIDGMYREHGNPVFDFIQRRGRERHNADSLAVERDDVRGMLKLLRKGRAIWYAPDQDYGLKQSIFVPLFGIPAATVTATTKFARLGKARVIPFTQKRLEDGSGYRLVVHPPLADFPGETEEADCLRINQWVEGVLRECPEQYLWAHRRFKSRPEGEPRLYDKKKR encoded by the coding sequence ATGGAACGCCCGCGTTTTCGATCCTCTTTCCTTCACCCGCGATTCTGGGGGCTGTGGCTGGGCCTGGGCTTGCTGTGGCTGGTCGCCCAGCTGCCGTACCGGGCTTTGCTGGGGCTGGGGCGCGCCCTGGGCGCGGTGATGTACAGGCTGGCGGGTGAGCGCCGGCGTATTGCCGCGCGCAACCTGGAGCTGTGCTTCCCGGCGCTGTCCGGCGACGAACGGCAGCGCCTGCTCAAGGAAAACTTTGCCTCCACCGGCATCGCCTTCTTCGAGATGGCCATGAGCTGGTGGTGGCCAAAGGCCCGACTGGCGCGGCTGGCGCACATCGAAGGCATCGAGCACCTGCAGGCCGCCCAGCGTGAAGGAGAGGGGGCCATTCTCATGGCCGTGCACTTCACCACCCTGGAGATCGGCGCTGCCTTGCTTGGCCAGGTGCACACCATCGACGGCATGTACCGCGAACATGGCAACCCGGTGTTCGACTTCATCCAGCGCCGCGGCCGCGAGCGCCACAACGCCGACTCGCTGGCGGTGGAGCGCGACGACGTGCGCGGCATGCTCAAGCTGCTGCGCAAGGGGCGGGCGATCTGGTACGCGCCGGATCAGGACTACGGCCTCAAGCAAAGCATCTTCGTGCCGCTGTTCGGTATTCCTGCTGCCACCGTCACTGCCACCACCAAGTTCGCCCGGCTGGGCAAGGCGCGGGTGATTCCGTTCACCCAGAAGCGCCTGGAAGATGGCAGCGGCTATCGCCTGGTGGTGCATCCGCCGCTCGCGGACTTCCCCGGCGAAACCGAGGAGGCCGACTGCCTGCGCATCAACCAGTGGGTCGAGGGTGTGCTGCGCGAGTGCCCGGAGCAGTACCTGTGGGCGCATCGGCGCTTCAAATCGCGGCCTGAAGGCGAACCACGGCTGTACGACAAGAAAAAACGTTAG
- a CDS encoding serine/threonine protein kinase, producing MLRSLRLAALLGGLLMAAAASARDIDAASYGYPLTNPFEATIATTPPEQRPTLPSDDDIDQADYSLTLRPEREFTLPDNFWSVKKLRYRLAKQDHEAPLIFLIAGTGAPYSSSINEYLKKLFYQAGYHVVQLSSPTSWDFMSAASRFATPGVSSEDAKDLYRVMQAVRAQQARLPVSEYYLTGYSLGALDAAFVSKLDETRQSFKFKRVLLLNPPVNLYTSITNLDKLVQTRVKGIDRSTTFYELMLEKLTRYFQDKGYIDLNDALLYDFQKSRQHLSNEQMAMLIGTSFRFSAADIAFTSDLINRRGLIIPPKFPITEGSSLEPFFKRALQCDFDCYLTEQVIPMWRARTDGNSLLQLVDQVSLYALEDYLRDNPKIAVMHNADDVILGPGDIGFLRRVFGERLTLYPHGGHCGNLNYRVNSDAMLEFFRG from the coding sequence ATGCTTCGATCTTTGCGTCTCGCCGCCCTGCTAGGTGGCCTGCTCATGGCGGCGGCCGCCTCGGCGCGGGATATTGATGCCGCGAGCTACGGTTACCCGTTGACCAACCCGTTCGAGGCGACCATCGCCACCACGCCGCCGGAACAGCGCCCGACGCTGCCCAGCGACGATGACATCGACCAGGCCGACTACAGCCTCACCCTGCGCCCGGAACGCGAGTTCACCCTGCCCGACAACTTCTGGTCGGTGAAGAAACTGCGTTACCGCCTGGCCAAGCAAGACCACGAAGCGCCGCTGATCTTCCTGATCGCCGGCACCGGCGCGCCGTACTCCAGCAGCATCAACGAATACCTGAAGAAGCTGTTCTACCAGGCTGGGTACCACGTCGTGCAACTGTCCTCGCCCACCAGCTGGGACTTCATGAGCGCCGCCTCGCGCTTCGCCACCCCCGGGGTGTCGAGCGAGGACGCCAAGGACTTGTACCGGGTCATGCAGGCGGTACGCGCCCAACAGGCACGCCTGCCGGTGAGCGAGTATTACCTGACAGGCTACAGCCTGGGTGCGCTGGACGCGGCGTTCGTCAGCAAGCTCGACGAAACCCGCCAGAGCTTCAAGTTCAAGCGTGTGCTGCTGCTCAACCCGCCAGTCAACCTGTACACCTCGATCACCAACCTGGACAAGCTGGTACAGACCCGGGTCAAGGGCATCGACCGCAGCACCACCTTCTATGAACTGATGCTGGAAAAGCTCACCCGCTACTTCCAGGACAAAGGCTACATCGACCTCAACGATGCGTTGCTCTACGACTTCCAGAAGTCGCGCCAGCACCTGTCCAACGAGCAGATGGCCATGCTCATCGGCACCTCGTTCCGCTTCTCGGCCGCCGACATCGCCTTCACCTCCGACCTGATCAACCGTCGTGGGCTGATCATTCCGCCGAAGTTTCCGATCACCGAGGGCAGCAGCCTGGAGCCCTTCTTCAAACGCGCCCTGCAATGCGACTTCGACTGCTACCTGACCGAGCAGGTGATCCCCATGTGGCGTGCGCGCACCGACGGCAACAGCCTGCTGCAACTGGTCGACCAGGTGAGCCTGTACGCGCTGGAGGACTATCTGCGCGACAACCCGAAGATCGCCGTGATGCACAACGCCGACGACGTGATCCTCGGCCCCGGCGACATCGGCTTCCTGCGCCGGGTGTTCGGCGAACGCCTGACGCTCTACCCCCATGGCGGCCATTGCGGCAACCTCAACTACCGCGTCAACAGCGACGCCATGCTGGAGTTCTTCCGTGGTTAA
- a CDS encoding beta (1-6) glucans synthase, whose protein sequence is MDRPMLRTIYLLASLLAFLCLTALWYGLGKAVHLPDAASPAHKLQCASYTPFDKDQSPFDQPFRLRPARMDADLALLSERFQCIRTYSMTGLEAIPALARKHGLKVMLGAWVNANPVDTDKEVELLIAAANANPDVVSAVIVGNEALLRKEVTGERLAGLIAKVKSQVSVPVTYADVWEFWLQHPQIAPAVDFLTIHLLPYWEDDPRGIDAALAHVAEVRQVFGNRFAPKDILIGETGWPSEGRQRETAEPSRVNEARFIRGFVALAEANGWRYNLIEAFDQPWKRASEGAVGGYWGLYDADRQDKGVLEGPVSNLALWPQWLLASVILMLAALALAGRPADQRAALLLPLLAALGAGCLGLWGELMRTNARFAGEWLWTFALVGLNLLVLAHGALALARRDGWRQRLFAWFEKHAGTGLLAAGFAAAVSMLAMVFDPRYRSFPSAALLLPAVVYLLRPVPARRAEVALLAFIVGVGVAPQLFREGLQNPQAWGWAVVSVLMVGALWRSLRLRPA, encoded by the coding sequence ATGGACCGCCCGATGTTGCGCACGATCTACCTGCTCGCCAGCCTGCTCGCCTTCCTATGTCTGACAGCCCTCTGGTATGGGCTGGGCAAGGCGGTGCACCTGCCCGACGCCGCCAGCCCTGCGCACAAGCTGCAGTGCGCCTCGTACACCCCGTTCGACAAGGACCAGTCTCCCTTCGACCAGCCGTTCCGGCTGCGCCCGGCGCGCATGGACGCCGACCTGGCGTTGCTCAGCGAGCGTTTCCAGTGCATCCGCACCTATTCGATGACGGGTCTCGAGGCGATCCCGGCGCTGGCGCGCAAGCACGGGCTGAAGGTGATGCTCGGCGCCTGGGTCAACGCCAACCCTGTGGACACCGACAAGGAAGTCGAGCTGCTGATCGCCGCGGCCAACGCCAACCCCGACGTGGTCAGCGCGGTGATCGTCGGCAACGAGGCGTTGCTGCGCAAGGAAGTCACCGGCGAGCGCCTGGCCGGCCTGATCGCCAAGGTCAAAAGCCAGGTCAGCGTGCCAGTGACCTACGCCGATGTCTGGGAGTTCTGGCTGCAGCATCCGCAGATTGCACCGGCGGTGGATTTCCTGACCATCCACCTGCTGCCCTACTGGGAAGACGACCCTCGCGGCATCGATGCGGCGCTGGCCCATGTCGCCGAGGTGCGCCAGGTGTTCGGCAACCGCTTTGCGCCCAAGGACATCCTGATCGGCGAAACCGGCTGGCCCAGCGAGGGCCGCCAGCGCGAAACCGCCGAGCCGAGCCGGGTCAACGAAGCACGCTTCATCCGCGGCTTCGTTGCCCTGGCTGAAGCCAACGGCTGGCGCTACAACCTGATCGAAGCCTTCGACCAGCCGTGGAAGCGCGCCAGCGAAGGCGCCGTGGGCGGCTACTGGGGACTGTACGACGCCGACCGTCAGGACAAGGGTGTGCTCGAAGGTCCGGTGAGCAACCTGGCACTCTGGCCACAATGGTTGCTGGCCAGCGTGATCCTGATGCTGGCGGCCCTGGCCCTGGCCGGGCGCCCGGCCGACCAGCGCGCCGCTCTGCTGTTGCCGTTGCTCGCGGCCCTGGGCGCTGGCTGCCTGGGGCTGTGGGGTGAGCTGATGCGCACCAATGCCCGCTTTGCCGGCGAATGGCTGTGGACGTTTGCCCTGGTCGGCCTGAACCTACTGGTGCTGGCCCACGGCGCGCTGGCGCTGGCCCGCCGTGACGGCTGGCGTCAGCGGCTGTTCGCCTGGTTCGAGAAGCACGCGGGCACAGGGTTGCTGGCGGCAGGGTTCGCGGCAGCGGTGAGCATGCTGGCGATGGTGTTCGACCCGCGCTATCGCAGCTTCCCCAGCGCTGCGCTGCTGCTGCCGGCAGTGGTCTATCTGTTGCGACCGGTACCGGCGCGGCGAGCGGAGGTGGCGTTGCTGGCCTTCATCGTGGGTGTCGGGGTGGCGCCGCAGTTGTTCCGCGAAGGGCTGCAGAACCCGCAGGCGTGGGGCTGGGCGGTGGTCAGCGTATTGATGGTCGGGGCGTTGTGGCGCAGCCTGAGGTTGCGCCCGGCGTGA